A single Silvibacterium dinghuense DNA region contains:
- a CDS encoding protease pro-enzyme activation domain-containing protein translates to MTALQGTVNPMANSRNDQGSVSSSTQLTGMTMYFAPSAAQKAALDALVKAQQTKGSAYYHKWLTPSEYASRFGMTDADLEKVKSWLEQQGFTVDRVSNSRNAVVFSGSAAQVESAFNTSIHHYKVNGVTHTANATALELPSALAGVVQTVRNISDFRPQAQHVRMSASTAASVAKPAYTSTSTSEYHFLAPGDVAVIYDIKAAYSAGYTGTGQSIAIVGQSAVDLSDIENFQSAAGLTEKDPTVVLVPDSGSSAISSGDEAESDIDLEWSGAIAKGATIYFVYVGSNSNYSVFDSVEYAVDEKIAPVISMSYGECEADLTQADITELEAILEQGASQGQTLVVSSGDSGSTGCFSTNSGVTATELAAEEVLSVNYPASSAYATAIGGTEFEGDKTDASEYWESASGSDVVTSALEYIPEEAWNDDSSKYGLSATGGGVSTFITKPSWQTEVTGIPSGSYRYVPDISLDASNDWDPYLFCSSDESDTGIAGSCSSGFYGSGGDTYSTMTLAGGTSFGAPIFAGMLAILNQKLNSTGQGVVNSTLYTMAADSTTYASAFHDITTGNNECTAGSSYCSSTSGGETHYTTNTGYDEVTGLGTVDFYNLLTDWPTSTSSGASLTSSTTTLSAATTTPSSGASDVITITVASGSSSVTTAPTGTLTITVDGTTETSSLALSSGSASYTFSSTTTGDHTIVATYSGDSTYAASTGSLVVDVGGTTSTSSNGSFTLSATNVTVSQGSSGTSTVTVTPSSYTGTIDWTIETNSESLVDYGCFSPESSTISSASAATTVTLTIYTSKSDCSTTSSAAKSHLHSFVRSSNLKSASAKQSPPAGSRFPLSSVVAVAGLLCVGLARRRSRITSLLGCVLILGAIGFASGCGSSGSSSSSSSTSTSTDVAKGTYSLTLVGQDSSDSSITNSTTFTLTVD, encoded by the coding sequence ATGACCGCGCTCCAGGGCACGGTTAATCCCATGGCCAACAGCCGGAACGATCAGGGCAGCGTGAGCAGCAGCACGCAGCTTACCGGCATGACGATGTACTTCGCGCCCTCGGCTGCGCAGAAGGCCGCGCTGGATGCGCTGGTGAAGGCGCAGCAGACAAAGGGATCGGCCTATTACCACAAGTGGCTGACGCCATCGGAGTATGCCTCGCGCTTCGGCATGACCGATGCCGACCTGGAAAAGGTGAAGTCATGGCTCGAGCAGCAGGGCTTTACTGTGGACCGGGTATCGAACAGCCGCAATGCCGTGGTCTTTTCAGGCTCGGCTGCGCAGGTGGAGTCGGCCTTCAACACCTCGATCCATCACTACAAGGTGAATGGCGTGACGCATACCGCCAATGCCACGGCACTTGAACTGCCTTCAGCGCTGGCGGGCGTGGTGCAGACGGTGCGCAACATCAGCGACTTCCGTCCGCAGGCACAACACGTACGGATGAGCGCTTCCACTGCGGCTTCGGTTGCCAAGCCTGCCTATACCTCGACCAGCACCTCGGAATATCACTTCCTGGCCCCCGGTGATGTCGCGGTTATCTATGACATCAAGGCTGCCTACAGCGCGGGCTATACCGGTACCGGGCAGTCGATTGCGATCGTAGGGCAGTCGGCCGTCGACCTCTCGGATATCGAGAACTTCCAGAGCGCGGCGGGCCTGACTGAGAAGGACCCAACCGTTGTGCTGGTGCCGGATTCGGGTAGTTCTGCGATTTCATCCGGCGATGAGGCGGAGTCGGACATCGATCTGGAATGGTCCGGCGCGATTGCCAAGGGCGCGACAATCTATTTTGTCTATGTCGGTAGCAATAGCAATTACAGCGTCTTCGATTCGGTGGAGTACGCGGTAGACGAGAAGATTGCGCCGGTGATCAGCATGAGCTACGGCGAATGCGAGGCAGATCTCACGCAGGCTGATATCACAGAGCTCGAGGCCATCCTGGAGCAGGGCGCGAGCCAGGGGCAGACGCTTGTGGTGTCGTCGGGCGACTCAGGCTCAACGGGCTGCTTTTCAACGAACAGCGGCGTGACGGCAACGGAGCTGGCAGCGGAAGAGGTGCTGTCGGTGAATTATCCCGCCAGCAGCGCCTATGCGACGGCGATCGGTGGTACGGAGTTCGAAGGCGATAAGACGGATGCGAGCGAGTACTGGGAGTCAGCCAGCGGCAGCGATGTCGTGACCTCGGCGCTCGAGTACATCCCCGAAGAGGCGTGGAACGACGATTCGAGCAAGTATGGTCTTTCCGCAACAGGCGGCGGCGTGAGTACCTTTATTACCAAGCCTAGCTGGCAGACCGAGGTAACCGGTATTCCGTCCGGCAGCTATCGGTATGTGCCGGATATTTCGCTGGATGCTTCGAACGATTGGGACCCGTATCTCTTCTGCTCGAGTGATGAATCGGACACCGGTATCGCGGGGAGCTGCTCGAGTGGTTTTTACGGCTCGGGTGGAGACACCTATTCCACGATGACCCTGGCCGGAGGCACCAGCTTCGGCGCGCCGATCTTTGCCGGCATGCTGGCCATCCTGAACCAGAAGCTGAACTCGACCGGCCAGGGCGTGGTGAATTCGACGCTTTACACCATGGCCGCTGACAGCACGACTTACGCTTCGGCCTTCCATGACATCACGACGGGCAACAACGAATGCACGGCGGGGTCGAGCTACTGTAGTTCGACCAGCGGCGGTGAGACCCACTACACCACCAACACGGGCTACGACGAAGTAACCGGCCTGGGCACGGTGGACTTCTACAACCTGTTGACGGACTGGCCGACGAGCACCTCCAGCGGTGCAAGCCTGACCTCGTCCACGACAACACTGAGCGCGGCGACCACAACACCCAGCTCGGGTGCGTCGGATGTGATCACGATTACCGTAGCCTCCGGCTCGAGCTCTGTGACCACGGCACCGACGGGCACACTCACCATCACCGTGGATGGCACGACGGAGACTTCGTCGCTGGCCCTCTCCAGCGGATCGGCAAGCTATACCTTCTCCTCGACGACAACCGGTGACCATACGATTGTGGCCACCTACTCCGGTGACTCGACCTATGCCGCCTCCACCGGCTCCCTGGTGGTCGATGTGGGTGGCACGACATCGACTTCCTCCAACGGCAGCTTTACCCTGAGCGCGACGAACGTCACCGTGAGCCAGGGCAGCAGCGGGACTTCGACGGTCACCGTGACACCGAGCAGCTACACCGGCACCATCGACTGGACGATCGAGACGAACTCGGAATCGCTCGTGGATTATGGCTGCTTCAGCCCGGAATCCTCGACGATCAGCAGTGCCTCGGCCGCCACGACCGTGACCCTCACCATCTACACCTCGAAGTCGGACTGCTCGACCACCTCTTCCGCGGCGAAGTCGCATCTGCACTCCTTTGTGAGGTCTTCGAATCTGAAGAGTGCATCGGCGAAGCAGAGTCCTCCGGCCGGTTCGCGGTTCCCACTGAGTTCCGTCGTTGCCGTGGCCGGTCTGCTGTGCGTGGGGCTGGCTCGGCGTCGCAGCCGGATTACCAGCCTTCTGGGTTGTGTTCTGATCCTTGGAGCCATCGGATTTGCATCCGGCTGCGGAAGCAGTGGAAGCTCCTCGTCCAGCTCCTCGACGTCCACCAGCACGGATGTGGCCAAGGGCACGTACTCGCTGACGCTCGTCGGTCAGGATTCGTCGGACTCGAGCATTACCAACTCCACGACCTTCACCCTGACGGTCGACTAA
- a CDS encoding acyl-CoA dehydrogenase family protein translates to MATLVSMTPVAGGSFLLHEAEPGAVFTPEDFTDEQRQIGETAADFALHEVLPAAAEIEAKNFEVTLGLLRKAGELGLMGVDVPEAYGGLAMDKVTSAVIADRLSVLASFSVAFSAHVGIGTLPLVWYGTEAQKQKYLPKLATGEWMASYALSEATSGSDAMSIRARAVRDGDHYVLNGEKMWITNAGFSNLFTIFAKIVDEGGDASKAKMTAFLVERTAPGLSIGPEEHKLGIRGASTCPVILNDCRVPVENLLGEPGKGHHIAFNILNIGRFKLGAACVGGARHSLANAVSYAKERRAFGKAIAEFGLIQQKISDSAMRIYVAESMAYRTIGAIDAALDAIPEEQKEDAREIQKRIEEYAVECSILKVWGSEMLDTVVDHTLQIYAGYGYVEEFPAERAYRDSRINRIFEGTNEINRLIISGFLMKRAMTGQLPLLGAIKTLMEELMAPPAFGDSDNGSDSFTREAKLLSNAKKLALFSAGAASQRYMQALGEQQEVMGALADMIAEIYAFDSALARARKLAAAGNANAAIAREMTQLFSDVAFQGIEAAAREVIAAVSEGDMLRTQMAILRRLAKHEPADRVALSRSVAQAVIARGRYPLA, encoded by the coding sequence ATGGCTACGCTGGTCAGCATGACGCCGGTTGCAGGTGGAAGTTTTCTTCTTCACGAAGCGGAGCCCGGCGCGGTGTTTACGCCGGAAGATTTCACCGACGAGCAGCGGCAGATCGGAGAAACAGCAGCCGACTTCGCGCTGCACGAGGTATTGCCCGCCGCCGCTGAGATCGAAGCCAAGAATTTTGAGGTGACGCTCGGGCTGCTGCGCAAGGCCGGTGAGCTGGGGCTGATGGGCGTCGATGTGCCGGAGGCCTACGGCGGCCTGGCGATGGACAAGGTCACGTCGGCGGTCATTGCCGACCGCTTGTCGGTGCTGGCCAGCTTCAGCGTCGCCTTCAGCGCGCATGTCGGCATTGGGACATTGCCGCTGGTCTGGTATGGAACTGAGGCACAGAAGCAGAAGTACCTGCCGAAGCTGGCCACAGGCGAGTGGATGGCTTCCTATGCGCTCTCCGAAGCCACGAGCGGTTCGGATGCAATGAGCATCCGGGCGCGAGCAGTGCGCGATGGCGACCACTATGTTCTGAATGGCGAGAAGATGTGGATTACCAACGCAGGCTTCTCAAACCTGTTCACCATCTTTGCCAAGATCGTAGACGAGGGCGGGGATGCCTCGAAGGCGAAGATGACTGCGTTTCTGGTTGAGCGCACAGCGCCAGGACTAAGCATCGGGCCGGAGGAGCACAAGCTCGGTATCCGCGGAGCATCAACGTGCCCGGTGATCCTGAACGATTGCCGTGTGCCGGTGGAGAACCTGCTCGGCGAGCCAGGCAAAGGGCATCATATCGCGTTCAACATCCTGAACATAGGACGTTTCAAACTCGGCGCGGCATGTGTCGGAGGCGCGCGGCACTCGCTGGCTAATGCGGTGAGTTATGCGAAGGAGCGTCGCGCCTTCGGCAAGGCAATTGCGGAGTTCGGTCTGATCCAGCAGAAGATCTCGGACTCAGCTATGCGGATTTATGTTGCCGAGTCGATGGCGTATCGCACCATCGGAGCGATCGACGCGGCGCTCGATGCCATCCCGGAGGAGCAGAAGGAAGACGCGCGCGAGATTCAGAAGCGCATCGAGGAGTACGCGGTCGAGTGCTCGATCCTGAAGGTGTGGGGCAGTGAGATGCTGGACACGGTGGTCGATCACACCTTGCAGATCTACGCCGGTTACGGGTATGTCGAGGAATTTCCGGCAGAGCGAGCCTACCGCGATTCTCGGATCAACCGCATCTTTGAAGGCACGAACGAAATCAACCGGCTGATTATCTCCGGCTTCCTGATGAAGCGGGCCATGACCGGACAGCTGCCGCTCCTGGGCGCAATCAAGACGCTGATGGAAGAACTGATGGCGCCGCCTGCGTTTGGGGATAGCGATAATGGAAGCGATTCCTTCACGCGTGAAGCAAAGCTGCTGTCCAATGCGAAGAAGCTGGCGCTGTTCTCTGCCGGTGCGGCCAGTCAGCGTTATATGCAGGCGCTTGGCGAACAGCAGGAGGTGATGGGAGCGCTTGCCGATATGATCGCGGAGATTTATGCCTTCGATTCAGCCCTGGCGCGTGCGCGGAAGCTCGCAGCCGCCGGCAATGCGAATGCGGCAATCGCCCGAGAGATGACGCAACTTTTCTCCGATGTCGCGTTTCAGGGAATAGAGGCTGCGGCGCGCGAGGTGATTGCCGCGGTGAGTGAAGGCGACATGCTGCGCACGCAGATGGCGATTCTGCGCCGGCTGGCCAAGCATGAGCCTGCCGATCGCGTGGCGCTGAGCCGGTCTGTGGCGCAGGCGGTGATCGCGCGTGGGCGATATCCTCTCGCCTAA
- a CDS encoding acetyl-CoA C-acyltransferase, with translation MGEDVYIAATVRTAVGKAPKGTLATTRPDDLAAVAIRGALERLPGLEAHEIEDVILGCAMPEAEQGTNVARIASLRAGLPVEVSAMTINRFCSSGLQAIALAADSIRSGRAEAALAGGTESMSMIPGAGNKFSANPWLVEHHAEAYLSMGLTAENVARKYGISREDADAFALRSHQRALAAIEAGKFDEEIVPVTVTNVSPAANPAKPEIKTTIFARDEGPRADTSAEALAKLKPVFHAKGTVTAGNSSQTSDGAAAAIVISEKLAKARGIPVLARFVSFATAGCAPEEMGIGPVYAIPKALRLAGLKLEDIDLIELNEAFAAQSLAVIRQAGIDPEKVNVNGGAVALGHPLGCTGAKLTASLIYEMKRRGARYGLVTMCVGGGMGAAGVIENVN, from the coding sequence GTGGGTGAGGATGTCTACATTGCGGCGACGGTACGGACGGCGGTAGGCAAGGCCCCGAAGGGAACGCTGGCGACGACACGGCCCGACGATCTTGCTGCCGTCGCGATCCGGGGCGCGCTCGAGCGGCTGCCGGGGCTTGAAGCGCACGAGATCGAGGACGTCATCCTCGGCTGTGCGATGCCGGAGGCCGAGCAGGGGACGAATGTGGCGCGCATCGCGAGCCTGCGCGCCGGGCTGCCGGTCGAGGTCTCGGCCATGACGATCAATCGATTCTGTTCCTCCGGATTACAGGCCATCGCGCTGGCCGCGGACTCGATTCGCTCCGGGCGCGCCGAGGCGGCGCTTGCCGGTGGTACGGAATCGATGAGCATGATCCCGGGTGCGGGTAACAAGTTCAGCGCAAACCCGTGGCTCGTGGAGCATCACGCGGAAGCCTATCTCTCTATGGGGCTGACGGCGGAGAACGTGGCGCGAAAGTATGGCATCTCGCGCGAAGACGCGGATGCATTTGCCCTGCGCAGCCACCAGCGGGCGCTCGCGGCTATCGAAGCTGGAAAATTCGACGAAGAAATTGTGCCGGTCACGGTGACAAATGTGTCGCCGGCGGCGAATCCTGCAAAGCCTGAGATAAAAACTACGATATTTGCCCGCGATGAGGGACCGCGCGCGGACACTTCGGCGGAAGCTCTGGCAAAGTTGAAGCCGGTGTTTCATGCGAAGGGCACGGTGACGGCCGGGAACTCGTCGCAGACCTCGGATGGAGCGGCGGCAGCGATTGTCATCTCTGAAAAGCTGGCAAAAGCGCGCGGCATTCCTGTCCTGGCGCGATTCGTGAGCTTCGCCACCGCAGGTTGCGCGCCGGAGGAGATGGGCATCGGTCCGGTGTATGCCATCCCGAAGGCGCTGCGGCTGGCAGGGTTGAAGCTTGAGGACATCGACCTGATCGAGCTGAACGAGGCCTTTGCCGCGCAGTCGCTGGCAGTGATCCGGCAGGCAGGGATCGATCCGGAAAAAGTGAATGTCAACGGCGGAGCGGTTGCGCTGGGGCATCCGCTGGGCTGCACCGGAGCAAAGCTGACCGCGTCACTGATCTACGAGATGAAGCGGCGTGGCGCGCGCTACGGTCTGGTGACCATGTGCGTCGGTGGCGGGATGGGTGCAGCAGGCGTGATCGAGAATGTGAACTAG
- a CDS encoding 3-hydroxyacyl-CoA dehydrogenase/enoyl-CoA hydratase family protein, translating to MGQTEVQEDHRAQVATSFLLGRAAVLGAGAMGSRIAAHLSNAGVPVVLLDVPAQQGPRNGVAAGAIAALLKAKPAAFYDVANAGRITAGNFDDDLALLKDCDWVIEAVTENLAIKQSLLEKIAPHLKPDALVTTNTSGLPVVSIAAKMDAGFRRRWFGTHFFNPPRYMRLVEVIPTAESDPALVGALAQIVDRRLGKTVVMARDTPNFIANRIGTFAMLTAVRLMQEQGLTIEEVDALTGSVIGWPRTGTFRLADMVGLDVLAHVARNFAAAKAAAGEADAGAVDLPPFLVTMLERGWLGDKAGQGFYKKDPAVTDPKKNRLALDWQTLEYRPAERPKFPAIEMAKNAETVAERLKLIANGDTDRDKAGIFLFALLTAIWNYTADVLPEIADSAAEVDRAMRAGFNWELGPFEMWDAAGVAATAAKMRARGLPVSAQAEALLDAGEQSWYREDSALRLVFDPAAKVYRSIEVPDGVASAAVFRRAGKVVRKNPGCSLLDIGEGIALLELHSKKNAIGGDILTLITQTLSPGSEAVRNFRGFVISGDASDFSVGANLMQLLLSIQEGEWDEVDGMIRAFQRMTSAIKFCPRPVVAAPFGMTLGGGAEISLHAARRHPHAELYMGLVESGVGLVPGGGGTKEMALHAADAAQAASGLDPVTAPARFAISADLQDALRQRFETVAMAKVSTSAAEARGLDLLSVKDAVSLNRERLLLDARETAIGLAEAGYAAPFLRSIPAAGESVLATLKLGVYLMRQAEYISDHDVKVAGHIARILCGGAVTPGVMVTEQQLLDLEREAFLSLCGERRTQERIAYTLQNGKPLRN from the coding sequence ATGGGGCAGACAGAAGTTCAGGAAGATCATCGAGCGCAGGTTGCTACCTCCTTCCTTCTGGGCCGTGCGGCGGTTCTGGGGGCAGGGGCCATGGGATCGCGGATCGCGGCGCATCTCTCGAATGCGGGCGTGCCGGTGGTGCTGCTGGATGTGCCTGCGCAGCAGGGGCCGCGTAACGGTGTGGCGGCCGGGGCAATCGCGGCGCTGCTGAAGGCGAAGCCAGCGGCATTCTATGACGTTGCGAATGCGGGCCGCATCACGGCTGGAAACTTCGACGATGATCTCGCGCTCTTAAAGGATTGCGACTGGGTCATCGAAGCGGTGACGGAAAATCTCGCCATCAAGCAGTCTTTGCTCGAGAAGATTGCGCCGCATCTCAAACCCGATGCCCTTGTCACGACAAATACCAGCGGTCTGCCGGTGGTCTCGATCGCGGCAAAGATGGATGCGGGATTTCGTCGACGCTGGTTCGGGACACACTTCTTCAATCCGCCGCGCTACATGCGGCTGGTGGAGGTGATTCCGACCGCCGAAAGCGACCCGGCGCTGGTAGGCGCTCTCGCGCAAATCGTAGACCGGCGCCTGGGCAAGACCGTCGTCATGGCGCGCGATACGCCGAACTTTATTGCCAATCGTATCGGGACCTTCGCCATGTTGACGGCGGTGCGGCTGATGCAGGAGCAGGGGCTGACCATCGAAGAAGTGGACGCGCTCACCGGCTCGGTAATCGGCTGGCCCAGGACCGGAACCTTCCGGCTCGCGGATATGGTGGGGCTCGACGTACTGGCGCACGTAGCGCGGAACTTTGCTGCGGCGAAGGCTGCGGCGGGCGAAGCGGATGCCGGAGCGGTCGACCTGCCGCCATTCCTGGTGACGATGCTCGAACGCGGCTGGCTCGGCGATAAGGCCGGACAGGGCTTCTATAAGAAGGACCCGGCGGTGACCGATCCGAAGAAAAACCGTCTGGCGTTGGACTGGCAGACGTTGGAATACCGGCCAGCGGAGCGGCCGAAGTTCCCAGCCATCGAGATGGCGAAGAATGCCGAGACCGTCGCGGAACGGCTGAAGCTGATCGCGAACGGAGATACGGATCGCGACAAGGCTGGGATATTTCTCTTTGCCCTGCTGACGGCGATCTGGAATTACACCGCGGATGTGTTGCCGGAGATTGCAGACTCAGCCGCTGAGGTGGATCGCGCCATGCGCGCCGGCTTTAACTGGGAGCTGGGGCCATTCGAGATGTGGGATGCTGCCGGTGTTGCAGCGACGGCGGCAAAGATGCGGGCCAGGGGCTTGCCGGTGAGCGCACAGGCGGAAGCTCTTCTGGATGCGGGTGAGCAGAGCTGGTACCGCGAGGATAGTGCGCTGCGTCTGGTTTTCGATCCAGCGGCAAAGGTGTACCGGTCGATCGAGGTTCCGGATGGCGTGGCTTCGGCCGCGGTTTTTCGCCGCGCAGGCAAAGTGGTGCGGAAGAATCCGGGCTGCTCGCTGCTGGATATCGGCGAAGGCATTGCGCTGCTCGAACTGCATTCGAAGAAGAACGCAATCGGTGGGGACATCCTGACCCTGATTACGCAGACACTGAGCCCGGGCAGCGAGGCGGTGCGAAATTTCCGCGGCTTTGTCATCAGCGGCGATGCCTCGGATTTTTCGGTGGGCGCAAATCTCATGCAACTGCTGCTTTCGATCCAGGAAGGCGAATGGGATGAAGTGGACGGGATGATCCGCGCCTTTCAGCGCATGACTTCGGCGATCAAGTTCTGTCCCCGGCCAGTGGTGGCCGCGCCCTTCGGCATGACGCTCGGCGGCGGTGCGGAGATCTCGCTGCATGCGGCGCGGCGTCATCCGCACGCGGAGCTTTATATGGGGCTTGTGGAGTCGGGCGTAGGACTGGTGCCGGGCGGCGGCGGCACGAAAGAGATGGCGCTGCATGCCGCAGACGCGGCGCAGGCGGCTTCGGGGCTGGACCCGGTTACGGCTCCGGCGCGGTTTGCGATTTCGGCGGACCTCCAGGATGCGCTGCGGCAGCGATTTGAGACCGTGGCGATGGCCAAGGTCTCGACATCGGCCGCCGAAGCGCGTGGGCTGGATCTGCTGTCGGTGAAGGATGCGGTGAGCCTGAATCGGGAGCGTCTGCTTCTCGATGCGCGGGAGACGGCCATCGGACTTGCCGAGGCTGGTTATGCGGCTCCGTTTCTGAGATCGATTCCAGCAGCTGGCGAGAGCGTGCTGGCGACGCTGAAGCTCGGTGTCTATCTGATGCGGCAGGCCGAATACATCAGCGATCACGACGTAAAGGTAGCCGGCCACATCGCGCGCATCCTGTGTGGCGGCGCGGTAACGCCCGGCGTCATGGTCACGGAGCAGCAGCTGCTCGACTTGGAACGCGAGGCGTTTCTTTCCCTGTGCGGAGAACGCAGGACGCAGGAGCGGATTGCCTATACTCTGCAGAATGGGAAGCCGCTGCGAAATTAA
- a CDS encoding M16 family metallopeptidase translates to MRYLPAARQTVRALMLGSCLLIALEGLAPAAAFAQAPATSSDTSPARFLSNFEKRVTVKVLPNGLTLMICERPEAPVFSYFTIVDAGDANDPGGESGLAHMFEHLAFKGTTDIGTTDYAAEKIALDKVEAAYAAYDTEYRKRVGQDPAKLKQLHDAFLAAQKDAQQYVIPNEFTEIAEANGASGLNASTSLDSTQYFWSMPQNRLQLWAYMESDRIANPVPREFYKERDVVMEERRMRVDSNPIGRMVEQFLAAAYVAHPYHRPNVGWASELSQITATEAEAFHKKYYVPANITVAVVGDVKPSDMPMLEKYFGAIPAGPKPEEMTTVEPPQTAEKSVIIKDPSQPLYLEGYHRPDYRDPDDAVYDAIQDIFSNGRTSRLYRSLVRDQQIAAEAEGFSGFPGDKYPGLFAFFAVPNQGHSPQEMRTAIHKEIEKLKTTDVSDEELAMFKTRARASLLQGLGDNEGLAEQLATYQLRYGDWRELFNQLQKIDAVSKADIRRVANKVFLDTNRTYAMVETAAPQQAANGGAQ, encoded by the coding sequence ATGCGATATCTCCCTGCCGCGCGCCAGACTGTGCGCGCTCTTATGCTCGGCTCCTGCCTGCTGATCGCGCTGGAGGGCCTGGCGCCCGCAGCGGCTTTTGCACAGGCTCCAGCCACCAGTTCCGACACCTCCCCGGCGCGTTTCCTCTCCAACTTCGAGAAGCGGGTCACGGTGAAGGTGCTGCCCAACGGCCTCACGCTGATGATCTGTGAGCGCCCCGAGGCGCCGGTCTTCTCCTACTTCACCATCGTGGACGCCGGGGATGCGAACGACCCCGGCGGCGAGTCCGGACTCGCGCACATGTTCGAGCACCTCGCCTTCAAGGGCACCACGGACATCGGCACTACAGACTATGCCGCCGAGAAAATCGCGCTCGACAAGGTGGAAGCGGCCTATGCCGCCTATGACACCGAGTACCGCAAGCGCGTCGGCCAGGACCCCGCAAAGCTGAAACAGCTTCATGATGCTTTTCTTGCTGCCCAGAAGGACGCCCAGCAATATGTGATCCCCAATGAATTTACGGAGATCGCCGAGGCGAACGGAGCCAGCGGCCTCAATGCCTCGACCAGCCTCGACTCCACGCAATACTTCTGGAGCATGCCGCAGAACCGCCTCCAGCTCTGGGCCTACATGGAGAGCGACCGCATCGCCAATCCCGTTCCGCGCGAGTTTTACAAGGAACGCGACGTGGTCATGGAAGAACGCCGGATGCGCGTCGATTCGAACCCCATCGGCCGCATGGTCGAGCAGTTCCTCGCTGCCGCGTACGTGGCTCATCCTTACCACCGGCCGAATGTCGGCTGGGCCAGCGAGCTCAGCCAGATTACGGCGACCGAGGCCGAGGCCTTCCACAAGAAGTACTATGTGCCTGCGAATATCACCGTGGCCGTCGTCGGCGATGTAAAACCCAGTGACATGCCGATGCTCGAGAAGTACTTCGGGGCCATCCCCGCCGGTCCCAAGCCCGAGGAGATGACTACGGTCGAGCCGCCGCAGACTGCCGAAAAGTCCGTCATTATCAAGGACCCGTCGCAGCCGCTCTACCTCGAGGGCTATCACCGGCCCGACTACCGCGATCCTGACGATGCGGTGTACGACGCGATCCAGGACATCTTCTCGAATGGCCGCACCTCGCGCCTCTACCGTTCGCTGGTCCGCGACCAGCAGATCGCAGCCGAGGCCGAGGGCTTCAGTGGCTTCCCCGGCGATAAATATCCCGGCCTCTTCGCCTTCTTTGCGGTGCCCAACCAGGGACACTCGCCGCAGGAGATGCGCACCGCCATCCATAAGGAGATTGAGAAGCTGAAGACCACGGACGTCTCCGACGAAGAGCTGGCCATGTTCAAGACCCGCGCCCGCGCCAGCCTGTTGCAGGGCCTTGGCGACAACGAGGGGCTAGCCGAGCAGCTTGCCACCTATCAGCTGCGATACGGAGACTGGCGCGAGCTCTTCAACCAGCTGCAGAAGATCGATGCCGTTTCCAAGGCCGATATCCGCCGCGTCGCCAACAAGGTGTTCCTCGATACCAACCGCACTTACGCCATGGTCGAAACCGCCGCACCTCAGCAGGCTGCCAACGGAGGTGCTCAGTGA